A part of Triplophysa dalaica isolate WHDGS20190420 chromosome 17, ASM1584641v1, whole genome shotgun sequence genomic DNA contains:
- the si:ch73-127m5.1 gene encoding neurotrypsin, with translation MDARVCRMLVLVGVFALWLPVTAEVNGDDSYLNAVQNTVPLSCSEGFTELGYYNGTVSQTDSGSPCLKWTEFPDYVQQYPGRGLGEHNFCRNPDRESNPWCFFRQSSGAIGWAYCDCHQGAVRLAGGSSTKSGRLEVYLNGQWGSVCDTHWTDRDATVVCRQLGLGEIGTALQHSYFGPGSGLFHYARLGCRGDEKSLLDCRSRKFVTSDCNHGNEAGVVCEPPEGNGPSLRLVGGEEDFEGRVEVFHEGRWGTVCDDQWDDMDAEVVCRQLGLGGIPKAWSWAHFGQGSGPIQLDAVQCTGNELSLDECRHSGWEQHNCDHMEDAGVSCNPYTDGVVRLVDGDNPWEGRLEVYHSGDWGTVCDDSWNEQHAQVVCRQLGFRGSAEVVPTGVFGEGTGLILLDDVECEGSEASLLECKHGVWGRHDCSHNEDVGIRCHRAENNEVPLAPETTGPLVRLAGGDNRKEGRVEVFLNGEWGGVCERGWNDVNAAIVCRQLGFTGVAKARPMGYFGAGKGTIQLTNVRCTGKESFLGECPAKGQESHVCKNGQDAGVMCDYLPEPEADIAVVGTLTCGLRAGAERRSKRIVGGYKSVRGDWPWQASLWLKSQSKGNHPLCGATLINSCWLLTAAHCFKRFGSDTSRYLVKLGDYHTQEQDDFERVLSPERIQVHKKYRTESWEHDVALIRLKGTEGKCVAFNPHTNAACLPAPGSKWGKRPGSCVITGWGVTDTDHPNTLLQAWVPLLPPWQCKKRYGERFTSHDMLCAGTMTSDLRKHGDSCQGDSGGPLVCQGEAGRWVLTGVISWGHGCGDPSYPGVYSRVSRYLPWIEQVTHSTAPLQH, from the exons GTGAATGGAGATGACAGCTACCTGAATGCTGTGCAGAATACAG TTCCTCTGTCCTGCTCGGAGGGATTTACTGAGTTGGGTTACTACAATGGCACCGTATCTCAGACCGACTCCGGTTCGCCGTGTTTAAAGTGGACCGAGTTTCCGGATTACGTGCAGCAGTATCCGGGCAGGGGTCTTGGAGAGCACAATTTTTGTCGAAATCCTGACCGTGAGTCCAACCCATGGTGCTTTTTCAGACAGAGCTCAGGGGCCATCGGATGGGCCTACTGCGACTGCCACCAGG GAGCGGTCAGGTTAGCGGGGGGCTCGTCCACTAAGAGCGGCCGTCTAGAGGTCTACCTGAATGGCCAGTGGGGGTCTGTTTGTGACACACACTGGACGGACCGCGATGCCACCGTGGTTTGCCGACAGCTTGGACTGGG TGAGATTGGCACAGCTCTCCAGCACTCATATTTTGGCCCCGGCTCCGGGCTCTTTCACTACGCCCGCCTTGGCTGCCGAGGCGATGAGAAATCCCTGCTGGACTGCCGGAGTAGGAAATTTGTCACTAGCGACTGTAACCATGGAAACGAGGCTGGAGTGGTGTGCGAACCACCTGAAG GCAATGGACCATCGCTGCGGTTGGTAGGAGGAGAGGAAGACTTTGAGGGTCGTGTGGAGGTCTTCCATGAGGGACGCTGGGGTACCGTCTGCGATGATCAATGGGACGACATGGATGCCGAGGTGGTCTGCAGGCAGCTCGGACTGGG TGGCATTCCCAAGGCCTGGTCATGGGCTCATTTTGGGCAGGGCAGTGGGCCGATCCAGTTGGACGCAGTGCAGTGCACAGGCAATGAGCTTTCACTGGATGAGTGCCGTCACAGTGGATGGGAACAACACAACTGTGATCATATGGAAGATGCCGGGGTGTCATGCAACCCCTACACAG ATGGGGTGGTGAGACTGGTAGATGGTGATAACCCATGGGAGGGTCGTCTGGAGGTCTATCACTCCGGGGACTGGGGCACAGTGTGTGATGACAGCTGGAATGAGCAGCACGCACAGGTGGTCTGTAGACAGCTTGGATTCAG ggGCAGTGCAGAGGTTGTGCCAACTGGAGTGTTTGGAGAAGGAACGGGACTGATTCTGTTGGATGATGTGGAGTGTGAGGGTAGCGAAGCCTCTTTGCTGGAGTGTAAACATGGCGTTTGGGGTCGGCATGACTGCTCACACAATGAAGATGTTGGAATACGCTGCCACAGGGCAGAAAACAATGAGGTCCCACTAGCTCCAGAAACTACTG GGCCACTGGTACGATTGGCAGGCGGCGACAACAGGAAGGAGGGCAGGGTGGAGGTGTTTCTCAACGGCGAGTGGGGCGGAGTCTGCGAACGTGGCTGGAATGATGTCAATGCTGCCATCGTCTGCAGACAGCTTGGATTCAC CGGGGTGGCCAAAGCCCGCCCGATGGGTTATTTCGGAGCAGGGAAGGGGACCATCCAACTAACCAATGTGAGGTGCACAGGGAAGGAGTCGTTTCTCGGAGAGTGCCCTGCTAAAGGACAAGAAAGCCACGTGTGTAAGAACGGGCAGGATGCAGGTGTAATGTGCGATTATCTGCCCGAGCCGGAAGCTGATATAGCTGTGGTGGGCACACTCACCTGTGGTTTGAGGGCTGGCGCTGAGAGACGCAGCAAGAGGATTGTGGGAGGATATAAATCGGTCAG GGGTGACTGGCCCTGGCAGGCGTCTCTATGGCTCAAATCTCAGTCGAAAGGGAATCATCCTCTATGTGGAGCTACTCTGATAAACTCCTGCTGGCTGCTCACAGCAGCTCACTGCTTTAAACG TTTTGGAAGTGACACCTCTCGGTACTTGGTGAAGCTCGGCGATTACCATACGCAGGAGCAGGACGACTTTGAGCGTGTGCTTTCTCCAGAGCGCATCCAGGTGCACAAGAAGTATCGAACAGAGAGCTGGGAGCATGACGTGGCTCTGATCCGGCTGAAGGGGACGGAGGGAAAGTGCGTGGCCTTTAATCCCCACACGAACGCTGCCTGCCTACCCGCACCTGGCAGCAAGTGGGGCAAGAGACCTGGGTCGTGTGTCATCACCGGCTGGGGAGTGACTG acACAGACCATCCTAACACTCTCCTCCAAGCCTGGGTCCCTCTTTTGCCCCCGTGGCAATGCAAGAAGCGCTACGGTGAGCGTTTCACCAGCCACGACATGCTGTGTGCTGGCaccatgacctctgacctccgAAAGCATGGCGACAGCTGCCAAGGTGACAGCGGGGGTCCGTTAGTGTGTCAGGGTGAGGCAGGGCGCTGGGTACTCACAGGGGTCATTTCCTGGGGTCACGGCTGCGGTGACCCCTCGTACCCAGGTGTATATTCACGGGTCAGCCGTTACCTGCCGTGGATCGAACAGGTCACGCACAGCACCGCTCCTCTCCAGCACTAA
- the LOC130438966 gene encoding cannabinoid receptor 1, which produces MCNSPLEQIHKLENPLEMTNRSCNLSDYMVLNEAEKVAIGTICILSAPFILLANILVLVGIVCSSNLRQHPSYLFMGNLALADTIACCVFTTIFLSFHLRSPDTSSYRYLFQLGGVTVAFTTSVGSLLLMAVDRYHIIYKPFNYKVQVKRRKALVGTLALWVVSIFVAFLPLMGWKCVTCQSCSKLFPYVDRYYLAFWAVLVLAVLVLILAAYGVIVWKAHKHDANMDMEHQGKARMRVDIHLAKTFSFIVLTLLVCWLPVLSFMMLDVVSGRISKLHRRAFAFCSLLCLVNSGINPLLYTLRCRELRIALASLWDGLRRWSSLCWSNTSSDRN; this is translated from the exons ATGTGCAATTCACCACTTGAACAG aTACACAAACTTGAGAACCCACTGGAAATGACAAACCGTAGCTGTAACCTGAGCGACTACATGGTGCTGAACGAAGCCGAGAAAGTGGCCATAGGCACAATCTGTATCCTCTCTGCACCCTTCATCCTCCTAGCAAATATTCTCGTTCTGGTGGGGATAGTTTGTTCATCGAACCTGCGGCAACATCCATCATACCTGTTTATGGGCAACTTGGCACTGGCTGACACAATCGCTTGCTGTGTTTTTACCACTATCTTCCTGAGTTTCCACCTCCGTAGTCCGGACACCTCCTCGTACCGTTACCTCTTCCAACTGGGAGGCGTGACGGTGGCGTTCACGACCTCCGTGGGGAGTCTGCTTCTGATGGCAGTAGACCGCTATCACATCATCTACAAGCCTTTCAACTATAAAGTCCAGGTGAAACGAAGAAAAGCTCTGGTAGGGACGCTGGCATTATGGGTTGTGTCGATTTTTGTTGCCTTCCTTCCTCTGATGGGTTGGAAATGTGTGACCTGTCAATCATGTTCCAAACTGTTTCCTTACGTCGATCGGTACTACCTGGCATTTTGGGCCGTTCTGGTTCTGGCGGTGCTTGTGCTTATTTTGGCTGCCTATGGGGTCATAGTCTGGAAAGCCCACAAACACGATGCAAACATGGACATGGAACATCAAGGAAAAGCACGTATGCGTGTGGATATTCATTTGGCGAAGACTTTTAGCTTTATTGTACTGACTCTGTTGGTTTGTTGGCTCCCTGTTCTTTCTTTCATGATGCTAGATGTGGTTTCAGGAAGGATTTCGAAATTGCACCGAAGGGCGTTTGCTTTCTGCAGTCTGCTGTGTTTGGTGAACTCTGGCATAAATCCGCTGCTTTACACACTGCGTTGCCGTGAGCTGCGTATTGCACTTGCTTCATTGTGGGATGGTTTACGGAGATGGAGCAGTTTGTGTTGGAGCAACACCTCATCCGATAGAAATTGA